One genomic segment of Sander lucioperca isolate FBNREF2018 chromosome 10, SLUC_FBN_1.2, whole genome shotgun sequence includes these proteins:
- the gapdh gene encoding glyceraldehyde-3-phosphate dehydrogenase, producing MVKVGINGFGRIGRLVTRAAFTSKKVEIVAINDPFIDLEYMVYMFKYDSTHGRFHGEVKVEGDKLVIDGHKITVFHERDPANIKWGDAGAQYVVESTGVFTTIEKASAHLKGGAKRVIISAPSADAPMFVMGVNHEKYDNSLQVVSNASCTTNCLAPLAKVINDNFVIIEGLMSTVHAITATQKTVDGPSGKLWRDGRGASQNIIPASTGAAKAVGKVIPELNGKLTGMAFRVPTPNVSVVDLTVRLEKPAKYEDIKKVVKAAADGPMKGILGYTEHQVVSTDFNGDARSSIFDAGAGIALNDHFVKLVTWYDNEFGYSNRVCDLMAHMSTKE from the exons ATGGTGAAAGTTGGAATCAATGG ATTTGGCCGCATCGGGCGTCTGGTGACCCGTGCTGCTTTCACCTCCAAAAAGGTGGAGATTGTGGCCATCAATGACCCTTTCATCGACCTGGAGTACATG GTCTACATGTTCAAGTATGACTCCACCCACGGCCGCTTCCATGGTGAGGTCAAGGTTGAGGGTGACAAGCTGGTCATCGATGGACACAAAATCACCGTTTTCCACGA GAGGGACCCCGCTAACATCAAATGGGGGGATGCTGGAGCCCAGTACGTGGTTGAGTCCACTGGTGTGTTCACGACCATTGAGAAGGCCTCT GCTCACTTGAAGGGTGGTGCCAAGAGAGTCATCATCTCTGCACCCAGCGCTGACGCTCCCATGTTCGTCATGGGCGTCAACCACGAGAAGTATGACAACTCCCTCCAGGTTGTTAG CAACGCTTCCTGCACAACCAACTGCCTGGCCCCCCTGGCCAAGGTCATCAACGACAACTTCGTCATCATTGAGGGCCTGATG AGCACAGTTCATGCCATCACTGCCACCCAGAAGACTGTGGACGGACCCTCCGGCAAGCTGTGGAGGGACGGCCGTGGTGCCAGCCAGAACATCATTCCCGCCTCTACTGGTGCTGCCAAAGCTGTCGGCAAAGTCATCCCTGAGCTCAATGG CAAGCTGACCGGCATGGCCTTCCGTGTCCCCACCCCCAACGTGTCCGTGGTTGACCTGACAGTCCGTCTGGAGAAACCC GCCAAATACGAAGACATCAAGAAGGTTGTGAAGGCCGCAGCTGATGGACCCATGAAGGGCATTCTGGGATACACAGAGCACCAG GTCGTCTCCACAGACTTCAACGGTGACGCCCGCTCCTCCATCTTTGATGCTGGTGCTGGCATCGCCCTCAATGACCACTTTGTCAAGCTGGTCACATG GTACGACAACGAGTTTGGGTACAGCAACCGTGTCTGCGACCTGATGGCCCACATGTCTACCAAGGAGTAA